In Paractinoplanes brasiliensis, the following proteins share a genomic window:
- a CDS encoding response regulator transcription factor has translation MIRVLLVDDQQLIRAGLRMLCDAEPDIEVVGEAGNGREAITLAGRLAPDVIVMDLRMPGVDGISATSRVLAERPATRVLVLTTFGDDDHLYPALNAGACGFLLKDAPPAELLNGIRRAAAGDSPFSRDVLQRLVRRATDAGAERPSRVEGLTAREQDVLRLVGEGLSNTEIAERLHIGITTVKTHITALMTKTGSPNRVRLALVAHRV, from the coding sequence GTGATCAGGGTGCTGCTGGTCGATGATCAGCAACTCATCCGGGCGGGGCTGCGGATGTTGTGCGACGCGGAGCCCGACATCGAGGTGGTGGGCGAGGCCGGCAACGGGCGGGAGGCGATCACCCTGGCCGGGCGGCTGGCGCCCGACGTCATCGTGATGGATCTGCGGATGCCGGGCGTCGACGGGATCAGCGCCACCAGCCGGGTGCTGGCCGAGCGTCCGGCTACCCGGGTTCTGGTGCTGACCACGTTCGGGGACGACGACCATCTCTATCCGGCGCTCAACGCGGGGGCCTGCGGGTTCCTGCTCAAGGACGCGCCGCCGGCCGAGCTGCTCAACGGGATCCGGCGGGCTGCGGCGGGGGACAGTCCGTTCAGCCGGGACGTGCTTCAGCGGCTGGTGCGGCGGGCCACCGACGCGGGGGCCGAGCGGCCGTCGCGGGTCGAGGGGTTGACCGCGCGGGAGCAGGACGTGCTCCGGCTGGTGGGGGAGGGGCTGTCGAACACGGAGATCGCCGAGCGGCTGCACATCGGGATCACCACCGTCAAGACGCACATCACCGCGCTGATGACCAAGACCGGCAGTCCCAACCGCGTACGGCTGGCTCTTGTCGCACACCGCGTGTAG
- a CDS encoding ribosomal protein bL36: protein MKVRNSLRSLKAKPGSVVTRRRGRQVVINRKNPRWNGRQG from the coding sequence ATGAAGGTCCGGAACTCGCTGCGCTCGCTGAAGGCCAAGCCCGGCAGTGTGGTGACCCGTCGTCGCGGCCGCCAGGTCGTGATCAACCGGAAGAACCCGCGCTGGAACGGCCGCCAAGGCTGA